tttatattctgctctttatcttaactgtaaactgcctccgttgctttacatcaactatacttccgtttgctctcaagttaaaaatCTTTCTGAAACTATTTTCATACGAAGTTTTTTGAACCaataaaagtttttcgctgcactaattcaccccccctcagtactcttgatcctaacacgtattatgtcacacgtatcatcactcacgtgattagcttgtaaagCACTTGTAACTAGCAGATTTGAGATACTGGTGAGTTCCATAGTTGACAAGAAGGGGATGAGAATACCGGTGAAGATATTGGGTAGTAGGTAGGAGTAGAGGGAATGCCCACTAAGCATTACTACACAATAATGGAGGATCATCGAAGAAGTTGGTCAATCATTAGAGAGGGTTAATTAGATCAACTAAATGAAGTAAATCTGCTATAGAAGAATCACGCTAGGAGATCGGTAGGGAAGAGTCGTGCGTCTTCATCTTTAATGCGATACTAAAATCTGAAAGCAAGAAGTAGAAACAAAAAATTGTATAGTAGCAATAGGGAGGGTGAGGAAGAGGAATATTAGTCATATAGATAAGCATGATAGCAACAAACAAGGAGATTTACTTGAAGTAAGAAGACATTGATAGGATGAAAAATTTATTACTAAAGAGATGATTTTATTCATTCGgataatatgtatttatatagaGAAAAAGATTTTTCTCAATTATGTACTCAAATCATACATTTAGATTGattctcaagtcataaattaattaatgattagaatatataaaaaatatgaaattattattaatatatattatgtTCTTCTAACAGATTCAGTCACGATTTCACTGAACAGTTTTGTTCCAAAGCTGAGATAATCCCTTGCGAGGCTCAGCTAGTATGCCTGCATCTTAAATTTGCACCAGATATTTTGTCTTTAGTAAATTTGCCAGCAATTTTATTCATGGGTGTATTTGTTTCACAGACCAAATTGTAAAATGGTCTTATCTAAGAAACACATGCAGACATATATAGAGAAAGTTTTCGTCATCATCTATGTTTATTCATCTTCAATAGTCGGTTTTAAGATCGGAAGCACGCTCGCAATTAACTGTGATTAGGAGATTGAGCAGGCTATGTAATTGCATTTGCGGAAACTTCAGTGGAAAGTGTTCATTTGGCACTTGGAAGGTTTTCGATCATCTTTGCGTCACAGGAAAAAGCTGTCTCTATCTCAATTTCACTCTAGCTTTTCTTCAGAACAACTTTGTTATTTCTGCAAATGTTCTATGTACGACTGTAAACTGGATCTGAAAACATGGGCGAGTTCTATAACGCGAAACAATGTGTACTGACAAATCCAAGTTCCGAAGTCGACCGTGTGGACCACGTGAAAACGATCGTAGTGTCAAATGTTCTATGCTTGCGCAAGTGTCGGTGGCTTAATATTGGATTATGGTGTTGTTCATAATCCTGCATCCTATAAACACCGACATGATGTCTCTTCATGTTTTGCGGAGTACTCGTGGGAATGGGGAGCAAAAAAAATTCCCCAATCCACACGATTGGTCTGAGATGGCAAataagaaaaagtaaaaaaaagtaGGTATTGAGGTCGGAGAAATATTCTGATAAAAAGATAGGTAAATaaagattttaaatatatacTGTTACACGCTACTATGATGATTATGATTGCTTTAGTTCTTAAGTAAATAACCAGAAAGCAAGAGAAAGAAATACTGTTGCAATCCTTGAAAAGAAAATGATATATTCAAAGCCTTAGGTTATCATAACGAAAAAGTATTAAGAAACTGTTGATATATAGTGATgaaatttgataatatatatatttcataaaaaagataaaaataggaCAATGACCGTTTCTCTTATGCAGACATCACGATTAGTGTCCTTTACAAGGCAAAGTATACCTGGCATTTCAAGATGGGTGTAAGCCTACTGCAATAGCCGCACACACAGTGGTGGTGGAGCGAAAGCAGCAGTCTCGGTGATCCTGAAATGTGGGGCCCCCAGGTTGGCCTAAGAACACTTGGGCTATCAAACTTTCCACTCGATCATTAATGCTGCCAGCTGGTAATCACTTGGGGGTCCGAGCAAACATGCGTTGTCCTATTATATTTGTTTATAGTTCGATTCCCTCACTCTTCATTGATCAAGGAGTGACTAAAATTAAATGTCAATGGGCGCTGCGAACCTGGTTATCCGATTTGAATCCCATCCGATGTTTCGGATTCATTCTTATAATTAAATCGattaaataattaaatcaattttaaatattatgcTCGGACTTTGATAtcccatatcatttcatattttacAGTAAAAAATAACAGTATAATCTTAAATTTGGTCAATCATGCATACCTCAACTATTTAATTATGCATATAATCTTCTAATTGTGTCCGGAGAGACTTCCTCTGCATAGATGAGGCCTAAATCTAAAGGctataataataaaacaaaaagCACCACGTTATGTGATTTTTAAACTCCCACTAATACCATTGCTTTCTATTAAGCTCTAATCTCTCCCGTTCTCTTCCGAGCCTCGGAGGTAAgccgaagaaggaagaggaggaagggggCGATGGACGCGTTCTACTACTCGGTTTTTGGCGGGCTCGCGGCGGTGGTGGCGGCGATGGAGCTGAGCAAGACGAGCAGAGACCGGGTTGCCACCTCCTCCCCCTTCAACGCCTTCAAGAACAACTACCTCCTCGTCTACTCCCTAATGATGGGTTCGTTGGCCTCCCCTCAAGTATTGCATTTAACTCGGACAAGAGGAAAATCCTTCATTTTATAGATTGATCTTCCGAATCCATTCGCAGATCTGACTTTGCTTTTCCTCATTCTTTCTCGGAGGGCTCTCTAAACTTCTTGATCTCTTTCTTTTCCAAAGACTATAGCAATGGGATTTCTCGCATCGTTCGGTGATGTGGCGCTTTTGGATCTTGGtctatcttttttttcctttcattttgGGTTTAATGCTGGAACTGAAGTGTCAGTGTAATTTAGATCTGAGAGGTGGATAGTGATTTAGATCAGCAGATCTTGACCAATCAATTGCTGGTTTAGTTTTCTATGTACATGTGACTTGGGCTAATCTTGGTCTTGTTTTCGTTGTTTTCAGCTGGTGATTGGTTGCAGGGTCCTTATGTCTACTACCTCTACAGTCAGTATGGCTTTGACAAGGGAGACATCGGCCGGCTCTTCATTGCAGGATTTGGGTCTTCCATGCTGTTCGGGACGATAGTGGGATCCTTAGCTGACAAACGGTGAGACTTTTCTTGTCGATTTGCTTTGTCACTTCCTTTTCCTCATCGATTTGCTTGGTCTTTTATGAAAGATGTCCGGGGTTGTTTTTAATCGAGTGCAGGGGTCGTAAGAGGGCATGTGTCACCTACTGCATCACATATATTCTTAGCTGCATTACTAAGCATTCTCCTGAGTACAAAGTTTTGATGGTCGGTCGTATACTGGGAGGAATTTCTACGTCGCTGCTCTTCTCGGCATTTGAGTCATGGCTTGTTGCAGAACATAATAAGGTGAGGATGAGAAACTGCTACTAGAGCATTAAGGTTATGATCTATCAAAGTTTTATAGTTTATAATGAGATTTTGCTCAACTCTGAAACTGTTTAGCTACTGGACCAAGATGAGCTGTTAAACTTGTAGGTTTGTGATATACATACCTATTTGTTTCTTAGAAGGATCCATGTCATTCTCAATTGCACTGATCTTGGCTCTTGCTTTATCTTCTCTTCTATAAGATATCCTTATATGTAAGCAGCCATCATTTTTACTCTTTCGACTTATTAGATATAGTCCTACGTTTCTTTTTCTGTATGGGCTTGTctattttttctcctctctttttagTCTCTAAGCTTGTCATTCAACTTGTTCTTTTGCTCCTTTTCTTCTGGTGGATATATTTTCCTGAATAGATCTTGATGGCATCAAAATAAATAGCAGTGAGTTTTATGCATTATATTCACTCGTTCCAGATTTGATGTAATTGTCTTCTAAACATTTTCTTTCCATTATTTTAAGTGATGTAAAACTTGGAGAAACACTTCAAACGTGATCAAAAGAATAAGAAAGTACACTTTTCAGTAGCTAAGGTACTAATCTGACCAGTCTTAATAGTATAGGTTTCTTCTGCAGTTAGTGTTATTGTTCTTTGTGCAAGTTATGAATTGCCATCATCCATAATGTGATCTAGAGCTACTGATCCATTGGATCTACTTGATCACTACTAGACTGAACATTTATATATTGTTAAAAGATAAGTTTCCTAGTTCTTCTGATGAAGTGGTTGTTGCCCTCGTGCAGAGAGGTTTTGATCCACAGTGGTTGTCAGTAACTTTCGCGAAGGCTATATTTCTTGGCAATGGTCTTATCGCCATTGTCTCTGGACTTTTTGCCAATTTATTGgctgataatttaggatttggtcCTGTGGCTCCATTTGATGCTGCTGCATGCTGCCTTGCCATAGGCATGGCCATTATCTTGTCATCCTGGAGTGAGAATTATGGAGATCCTTCTGATAGCAAAGACTTGATTACACAATTCAAAGGTGCTGCTGCAGCCATTGCTTCTGGTAAGTATGATTTAACTTATATTGGCAGCACACAAGAATATCTCTTTGATTTGAGTGCCATCAGTTATTGAAATTACTGCACTAATAACAGATGAGAAAATCGCTTTGCTGGGTGCAATACAATCACTTTTTGAAGGTTCAATGTACACCTTTGTATTCTTGTGGACTCCTGCTTTGAGCCCAAATGATGAGGATATACCTCATGGCTTTATTTTTGCTACATTCATGGTTTCTTCAATGTTGGGAAGCTCCATAGCATCTAGGCTGATGGCTCGTGGGACTCTTAAAGTCGAAAGTTATATGCAGATTGTGTTTGCAATCTCTGCCTTCACTCTGCTACTTCCCATTATCTCTAATGTAAGACTCTTGCTTGGTTGTACTAATTTGCTAGTTCTTTCTGTTTATCTATCAGTATGTGACCTCAATTGCTAATGTTAAACAGTTCTTAGTTGCACCTTCTACTGCAAAGGGTGGTAGCATATCTTTTGGTAGTTGTATCCAACTCCTTGGCTTCTGTGTCTTTGAGGCCTGCGTTGGCATATTTTGGCCATCAATTATGAAGATGAGATCCCAGTACATTCCTGAGGAAGCTAGGAGCACAATTATGAACTTCTTTCGCATTCCCCTCAATATTTTTGTGTGTATCGTACTCTACAATGTAAGTATCAAAATGCTATACTCTGGTATTTGGCTGTACTATGTAAAGAAAGCTTCTAGTTATCTTAGCTTTATTTATTTGCATCATAAATACATACGTCACTAGTAAAAGAAAAGAGTTGCAATGTTAATTTATAAGAGAAGCTATACGTCGCAAATATTTAACTTTTTACTTTTATGCTATCTTGAAGGTAAATGCTTTCCCAATCACTATCATGTTTGGAATGTGCTCTATCTTCCTTTTCATGGCCTCGGTCTTGCAAAGGCGGCTTATGGTGGTTGCCGAGAGCCACAAATCAAGTATGATGCATATTAGTTGGATTATTAAATGTAATATTGGACATTTCTTGTCTCATCTTTTTGATTGGACAATTTATGCCAAGCAAATTTGTCTCGTTAACTCACCAACACAGCTGCTACGTTCTTACCATGGATGATTTTCTTCTGCAGAGCCACAAGATTGGACAGGTCTGAAGGAGAGGGATGATGAAGCAGAATCATTGAACATCTGAGTCTAGCAGGCATTAGAGCATCCACAGTGTGTGATAACCAGTGAAACATATGGACGCTTCATTGAACTGACTGTTCTCATCTGGCTAAATGAAGGAAAGGCTATTGATGTTTATAGTACCTTGGAAGGCAGTTGATCTTCCAATTTCATTATGAAGCCACGACATGTTCCCAAATGAGGAATTGATCGTGTTTTGTTCTCTATTTAATTTAGTAACACAGAATAGATATATGTAGCTACTC
This genomic stretch from Musa acuminata AAA Group cultivar baxijiao chromosome BXJ3-9, Cavendish_Baxijiao_AAA, whole genome shotgun sequence harbors:
- the LOC135648706 gene encoding uncharacterized protein LOC135648706; amino-acid sequence: MDAFYYSVFGGLAAVVAAMELSKTSRDRVATSSPFNAFKNNYLLVYSLMMAGDWLQGPYVYYLYSQYGFDKGDIGRLFIAGFGSSMLFGTIVGSLADKRGRKRACVTYCITYILSCITKHSPEYKVLMVGRILGGISTSLLFSAFESWLVAEHNKRGFDPQWLSVTFAKAIFLGNGLIAIVSGLFANLLADNLGFGPVAPFDAAACCLAIGMAIILSSWSENYGDPSDSKDLITQFKGAAAAIASDEKIALLGAIQSLFEGSMYTFVFLWTPALSPNDEDIPHGFIFATFMVSSMLGSSIASRLMARGTLKVESYMQIVFAISAFTLLLPIISNFLVAPSTAKGGSISFGSCIQLLGFCVFEACVGIFWPSIMKMRSQYIPEEARSTIMNFFRIPLNIFVCIVLYNVNAFPITIMFGMCSIFLFMASVLQRRLMVVAESHKSKPQDWTGLKERDDEAESLNI